CCCGGGCAAGAGCGCGGTCGGTGTGGAGATCCCCAACTCCGACCGGGAAGACGTCGCGCTCGGCGACGTGCTGCGCTCACACGCGGCGACCTCCGACCCCCACCCGATGGTGGTCGCGCTGGGCAAAGACATCGAGGGCGGCTACGTGGTCGCCAACCTCGCCAAGATGCCGCACATCCTGATCGCCGGCGCGACCGGCGCGGGCAAGTCGTCGTGCCTCAACTCGCTGCTGGTGTCGGTGCTGAGCCGGGCCACCCCCGACGAGGTGCGGCTCGTGTTGATCGACCCCAAGCGCGTCGAGATGACGGCGTACGAGGGCATCCCGCACCTGGTCACGCCGATCATCACCAACCCGAAGAAGGCGGCCGACTCGCTCGACTGGGTCGTGCGCGAGATGGACATGCGCTACGACGACCTGGCCGCGGCCGGCGTCCGGCACATCGACGACTACAACCGCAAGGTGCGCGCCGGGCAGATCAAGCCGCCGCCGGGCAGCGAGCGGGAGATCCGGCCTTACCCCTATCTGCTGGTGGTCGTCGACGAGTTGGCCGACCTGATGATGGTCGCGCCGCGCGACGTCGAAGACTCGGTCGTCCGGATCACCCAGCTCGCCCGGGCCGCCGGCATCCACCTGGTGCTGGCCACCCAGCGCCCGTCGGTCGACGTGGTCACCGGCCTGATCAAGGCCAACGTGCCGTCCCGGCTGGCGTTCGCGACCTCGTCGCTGGCCGACTCGCGGGTCATCCTCGACCAGCCGGGTGCGGAGAAGCTGATCGGCCGCGGCGACGGCCTGTTCCTGCCGATGGGCGCCTCCAAGCCGGTCCGCATCCAGGGCGCCTGGGTCAACGAGAACGAGATCACCGACGTCGTCAACTTCTGCAAGAAGCAGCGCGAGCCGGAGTTCCGGCCCGACGTGCTGACCAAGGTCGAAGACCCGAAGAAGAAGATCGACGAAGACATCGGCGACGACCTCGACGTGCTGATCCAGGCGATCGAGCTGGTCGTCACCTCCCAGTTCGGCTCGACCTCGATGCTCCAGCGCAAGCTGCGCGTCGGTTTCGCCAAGGCCGGCCGGCTGATGGACCTGATGGAGACGCGCGGCATCGTCGGCCCTTCCGAGGGGTCGAAGGCGCGCGACGTGCTGGTCAAGCCCGATGAGTTGGAGGAGGCGCTGGCGGGTCTGCGCGTCGAATGACCCGGGCCACCAGCGATGCCGCGGAGACCACCGCCCAGGTGCCCTCCAGCAGCAGGAAGCCCCACGACTGTTGGGCCGCCGCGATCACCGCCAACACGGCGGAGCCGGCGATGTTGAGCACCAGGTAGGGCACCGAGTGGGCGTCGAGCTTGCCCAACTGGGATGCCCCGAAGGCGGCCAGGATGAGCAACGAACCGACGATCTCGACAATGTCGACAGGATTCATGATGTGGTGCGCGCCGTCTTTGCTCGGCCGGGTACGGAGCGCCACTCGTCCGGGGTAGGCGCCGAAAGCGGCGCCGCCACGCACGACCTTACTTGACCTCAACCCAGGT
This genomic interval from Asanoa ferruginea contains the following:
- a CDS encoding CBU_0592 family membrane protein: MNPVDIVEIVGSLLILAAFGASQLGKLDAHSVPYLVLNIAGSAVLAVIAAAQQSWGFLLLEGTWAVVSAASLVARVIRRADPPAPPPTHRA